Proteins encoded in a region of the Gammaproteobacteria bacterium genome:
- a CDS encoding CusA/CzcA family heavy metal efflux RND transporter → MLERIIRRMIRSRWIVMMAVLSICAFGVWNFQNLPIDAVPDITNIQVQINTEAPGYSPLESEQRITFPIETALAGLPQLSYTRSLSAYGLSQVTAVFEEGTDIYFARNLVNSRLGAIKSQLPTGLEPEMGPISSGLGEIFMYTVRAEEGAVQPNGEPYDLFALREIQDWVIKRQLILVDGVTEVNTSGGFEKQYHVTPDPTKMLSWGITLPELLSALWDNNINQGAGYIERNGQQLMVRSPGQLETIADIEQVSIVTRNSIPVRVKDVAEVTIGRELRTGAGTHEGQEAVIGTAFMLLGENSRTVARQVAEKLEEINRTLPDGVLAQALYDRTVLVDNTIATVEENLVVGALLVIFILFLLLGNIRAALITAMVIPISMLATISGMVEAGVSANLMSLGALDFGLIVDGAVIIVENSIRRLGLATHRDSVLSLKERMEVVFEATNEVIRPSLFGVAIITLVYIPIFTLTGIEGKMFHPMAITVIIALMSAMILSLTFVPAAVALFITGKVSEKKNPVMRSAEWIYKPVLEASLQLRWLVVVIAVSAVGGAGWLASTMGSEFIPQLDEGDVTVQALRPPGTSLQQSIEMQDILERRLLDFPEVQDVFSRIGTPEIASDPMPPSISDTFVILKPRNEWPEPSREKSELLEEWEETLEALPGQIYEVTQPIQMRFNELISGVRSDLGIMVFGEDLDQLSDTAQEILEVVEQIEGAADARIEQTDGLPMLTLTPKREVLSRYGLSIRDAQHLISAAIGGETVGLIYEGDRRFPLVVRLPEEMRPDLDRIGRLPIPVPTVANEAGYVLLSEVVETELVSSPNRISRENGQRRVVVSANVRGRDLGSFVAEVQDAVSNQIDFPPGYYVEYGGTFEQLESASQRLSLVVPATLALIFGLLLIVLGSIRDSLVIFTGVPLALTGGVIALWMRGMPLSITAAVGFIALSGIAVLNGLVMLTFINSLWRKNGELIPAIIEGAMTRLRPVLMTALVASLGFIPMALNTGIGSEVQRPLATVVIGGIVSSTLLTLVLLPALYLIVNKNRRLESM, encoded by the coding sequence ATGCTTGAACGTATTATCAGACGAATGATTCGTAGTCGCTGGATCGTCATGATGGCGGTTCTTTCCATCTGTGCATTTGGCGTTTGGAATTTTCAAAACTTGCCCATCGATGCCGTGCCAGATATTACTAACATACAGGTTCAGATTAATACTGAAGCACCAGGATATTCGCCGTTAGAATCCGAGCAACGGATCACTTTTCCAATTGAGACTGCACTCGCTGGACTACCACAGCTTTCTTACACACGGTCACTCTCTGCCTACGGTTTGTCCCAGGTGACTGCGGTTTTTGAAGAAGGCACGGATATTTATTTTGCCCGCAACCTTGTCAATTCGCGACTCGGCGCAATCAAGAGCCAATTGCCTACAGGACTGGAGCCAGAAATGGGCCCGATATCTTCCGGGCTTGGTGAAATATTCATGTACACGGTTAGGGCTGAAGAAGGAGCAGTGCAACCTAACGGAGAGCCCTATGATCTGTTTGCGTTACGGGAAATTCAAGATTGGGTAATCAAGCGACAGCTGATCCTGGTTGATGGCGTTACGGAAGTCAACACCAGCGGAGGATTCGAAAAGCAGTATCACGTAACGCCCGACCCCACCAAAATGTTGAGCTGGGGGATAACCCTGCCGGAATTGTTATCTGCATTGTGGGACAACAATATCAACCAGGGTGCCGGTTACATCGAGCGAAATGGCCAACAACTTATGGTTCGTTCACCTGGGCAACTGGAAACCATTGCGGACATTGAACAGGTAAGCATCGTTACTCGAAATAGCATTCCTGTCCGAGTGAAAGACGTTGCTGAAGTTACTATTGGTAGGGAGCTGAGAACTGGAGCAGGAACTCACGAGGGCCAGGAAGCGGTTATTGGAACTGCTTTTATGTTGCTGGGAGAGAATTCTCGAACGGTGGCCAGACAGGTGGCCGAGAAACTGGAAGAAATCAATAGAACATTGCCCGATGGGGTTCTAGCTCAAGCACTATATGACAGGACTGTGCTCGTTGACAACACTATTGCTACGGTTGAAGAAAATCTGGTTGTCGGCGCACTGTTGGTCATCTTCATCCTGTTTCTCCTGCTGGGTAATATCCGTGCAGCGCTCATTACGGCAATGGTAATACCCATCAGCATGCTAGCCACGATTTCTGGGATGGTAGAGGCAGGGGTTTCCGCCAATCTGATGAGTCTGGGTGCGCTCGATTTTGGGCTGATCGTGGACGGCGCGGTAATCATTGTCGAGAATTCTATTCGCAGACTCGGTTTAGCCACCCATAGAGACTCAGTATTGAGTCTCAAAGAGCGAATGGAAGTCGTATTTGAGGCAACTAATGAGGTTATTCGACCCAGCCTCTTTGGTGTAGCCATTATCACCTTGGTATACATTCCCATATTCACGCTCACCGGTATCGAAGGCAAAATGTTTCACCCAATGGCGATTACAGTCATCATAGCTCTGATGTCTGCGATGATCCTATCACTGACTTTTGTCCCGGCCGCAGTAGCATTGTTCATCACAGGAAAAGTCTCTGAGAAGAAAAATCCTGTTATGCGGAGCGCGGAATGGATCTACAAGCCTGTGTTGGAGGCCTCTTTACAACTTCGCTGGTTAGTTGTAGTAATCGCAGTGTCGGCTGTCGGCGGGGCAGGCTGGTTGGCAAGCACAATGGGGTCGGAGTTTATTCCTCAGCTTGATGAGGGCGATGTAACGGTGCAGGCTCTACGTCCTCCAGGCACGAGTTTGCAGCAATCTATCGAAATGCAGGATATCCTGGAACGCCGTCTGCTGGATTTCCCTGAAGTGCAGGATGTTTTTTCAAGAATTGGCACGCCCGAGATCGCTTCGGACCCCATGCCTCCCAGTATTTCCGATACCTTTGTCATTCTCAAACCCAGGAACGAATGGCCCGAACCGTCGAGGGAAAAAAGCGAGCTGCTTGAGGAGTGGGAGGAAACGTTAGAAGCACTTCCAGGCCAAATCTATGAAGTCACACAGCCCATCCAAATGCGCTTCAATGAACTGATTTCCGGAGTGCGATCCGATCTAGGTATTATGGTTTTTGGGGAGGACCTCGATCAATTAAGTGACACAGCTCAGGAAATACTTGAGGTTGTCGAGCAAATCGAAGGTGCTGCCGATGCCAGAATCGAGCAAACCGACGGACTTCCCATGCTGACGCTCACGCCAAAACGGGAGGTATTATCGCGTTATGGCCTTAGTATTAGAGATGCTCAACACCTGATCAGTGCAGCAATAGGAGGAGAGACTGTCGGCTTGATTTACGAAGGCGATCGCCGGTTTCCCCTTGTTGTACGACTGCCTGAAGAAATGCGTCCTGATTTAGATAGAATCGGCAGACTGCCTATACCAGTTCCTACGGTAGCCAATGAGGCTGGTTACGTACTCTTATCTGAGGTCGTTGAAACGGAACTGGTTTCGTCCCCAAATCGGATCAGCCGTGAGAACGGTCAGCGTCGCGTCGTAGTCAGTGCCAATGTTAGAGGGCGCGATCTGGGATCATTTGTTGCCGAAGTACAGGATGCTGTCAGCAACCAGATTGACTTTCCTCCGGGCTATTATGTTGAGTACGGCGGTACTTTTGAGCAATTGGAATCCGCGAGCCAGAGACTATCCCTGGTGGTTCCTGCGACTCTTGCTTTGATATTCGGGCTACTGCTCATAGTCCTTGGTTCAATTCGAGACTCCCTGGTGATTTTCACTGGCGTACCGCTTGCCTTGACTGGAGGTGTAATTGCGCTTTGGATGCGCGGGATGCCCTTGTCAATAACGGCTGCAGTCGGCTTCATTGCATTATCTGGTATTGCCGTACTCAACGGGCTGGTTATGCTCACTTTCATTAATTCCCTTTGGCGGAAAAACGGAGAGTTGATTCCTGCAATCATCGAAGGTGCAATGACCCGATTGCGGCCTGTCTTAATGACAGCACTGGTAGCCAGCCTTGGTTTTATTCCGATGGCCCTAAATACAGGGATTGGGTCAGAAGTCCAGCGGCCACTCGCTACAGTAGTTATCGGGGGCATCGTGTCCTCAACGTTGCTCACATTAGTATTGCTTCCAGCGCTTTATTTAATCGTGAATAAAAACCGTCGACTGGAATCCATGTAG
- a CDS encoding efflux RND transporter periplasmic adaptor subunit, whose protein sequence is MNRLHNNFSVAIQYVFKLIIASAILVSSNAMAAEEEHEHEEGVEGVVQISANLAQELGIETELAGGGVINRSLLLYGRTMPDPQGISHVYARYPGMIVSMNTALGDSVEAGQVIAVVEANRSLQNYEIRAPLSGIVVEKHANPGELATGQSLLTIANYEDIWVDLTVFPGDSQQIRPGMAVTIRIDNRSAESTIRYINPSQGESPTVIAKVPLENSDSIWTPGLLVEAFVHLESEEVDLAIRKNALQTYENNQVVFVLEGDIYEPRTVTLGSSDPFSTEILAGLLPGERYVVSNSYLIKADLEKEGVEHEH, encoded by the coding sequence ATGAATAGATTACATAACAACTTTAGTGTCGCAATACAGTATGTGTTCAAGTTGATTATCGCGAGCGCGATTCTAGTCAGTTCAAATGCGATGGCGGCAGAAGAGGAGCATGAACACGAAGAGGGCGTAGAAGGGGTCGTGCAAATATCCGCGAACTTAGCACAGGAACTGGGAATCGAAACTGAGTTGGCCGGCGGCGGCGTGATCAATCGCAGTTTATTACTCTACGGTAGGACCATGCCTGACCCCCAGGGCATCAGTCACGTTTATGCCCGTTATCCCGGTATGATAGTGTCGATGAATACCGCGCTTGGCGATAGCGTGGAAGCCGGGCAAGTTATTGCTGTGGTTGAGGCAAACAGGAGTCTGCAGAACTACGAAATTCGGGCACCGCTCAGTGGCATTGTAGTCGAAAAGCACGCTAATCCAGGTGAATTGGCAACCGGGCAATCTTTGCTGACTATCGCAAACTACGAGGACATCTGGGTTGATCTCACGGTGTTTCCGGGTGACTCACAACAGATTCGCCCGGGCATGGCGGTGACAATTCGGATTGATAACCGGTCGGCAGAAAGCACCATCCGCTATATCAATCCCAGCCAAGGTGAATCTCCTACCGTTATCGCCAAAGTCCCACTCGAAAACTCCGACTCAATATGGACACCAGGATTGCTGGTCGAAGCGTTTGTACATCTTGAATCCGAAGAAGTCGATCTCGCTATCAGGAAAAATGCTCTACAGACATACGAAAATAACCAGGTTGTATTCGTACTGGAAGGGGACATCTATGAACCTCGAACCGTCACGCTTGGTAGTTCTGATCCATTTTCCACTGAAATTCTTGCAGGCCTTTTACCAGGGGAACGCTATGTGGTTTCAAACAGCTATTTGATTAAAGCCGATCTCGAAAAAGAAGGTGTCGAACATGAACATTAA
- a CDS encoding TolC family protein, translated as MNFKCLTIVACATFVSALCNAQEVLTGTISLSDALEATLATNPRLRSFPLRHEALLGERETAELKPAFVLGGEIENALGTGDIKDFTGAEATLRLSSVVEMGDKRAARVGAVSRRIDFLDAEQRVAELDLLIEVVRRFIDVASAQEQITLQSQSTAIAEQTVNSIQPLVAAGQAPQLELDRANAALIRSQIAEQAAVARLESARIRLANMWTSNSPQFDSVISDFLNVGQAGSVESILTELMSNPDIEILAAESRLLEAELRLAQSREQGDIQWSAGIRHLKEIDDTGLAFDVSIPLYSKARAAGAYRTARANLQEVEMRRLTARNAIEGEIRSLHQALQQSISEFNTLQQQVIPILQQVQQQTQVVYRAGNYSYVELISAQREFLDAQLSLITSAGNAHRLRAEIERLSGLPLSGQ; from the coding sequence ATGAACTTTAAATGTTTGACGATTGTGGCTTGCGCCACATTCGTGAGCGCCCTGTGCAATGCCCAGGAAGTGCTGACTGGCACTATTTCGTTGAGTGATGCACTGGAAGCCACATTGGCGACAAATCCCAGACTGCGCAGTTTTCCTCTGCGCCATGAAGCCTTGCTGGGTGAGCGAGAGACAGCGGAATTAAAGCCCGCATTCGTTCTTGGTGGTGAAATTGAAAATGCACTTGGTACCGGTGACATCAAAGACTTCACTGGTGCTGAAGCCACTCTCAGATTATCCAGCGTGGTAGAAATGGGTGATAAAAGAGCGGCGAGAGTAGGCGCCGTTAGTCGCAGAATCGATTTCTTAGATGCCGAACAGCGAGTTGCCGAATTGGACCTGTTGATTGAAGTTGTCCGGCGTTTTATCGATGTGGCAAGTGCCCAAGAACAGATTACCCTACAATCACAATCGACTGCTATAGCCGAACAGACTGTCAATTCGATTCAGCCTCTTGTCGCGGCGGGACAGGCGCCTCAGTTGGAGTTAGATCGAGCAAATGCAGCGCTGATACGTTCTCAGATAGCAGAACAGGCTGCCGTAGCCCGTCTAGAAAGCGCCAGAATTCGACTGGCAAACATGTGGACTAGCAATTCCCCGCAGTTTGATTCCGTGATTTCTGACTTTTTAAATGTTGGTCAAGCCGGATCAGTCGAATCGATACTGACTGAGCTGATGTCGAATCCTGATATTGAGATTCTCGCAGCAGAATCCCGCCTTCTCGAAGCCGAGCTTCGTTTAGCACAATCGCGCGAACAGGGCGACATACAATGGTCTGCAGGAATTCGGCACTTAAAAGAGATTGACGATACCGGGCTTGCCTTTGATGTCTCCATACCGCTGTACAGTAAAGCTCGAGCTGCTGGCGCTTATCGTACAGCACGGGCCAATTTACAAGAAGTCGAAATGCGGAGACTCACAGCGCGTAATGCGATAGAAGGAGAAATACGCTCTCTTCACCAAGCCCTCCAACAGTCAATTTCAGAATTTAACACTTTGCAGCAACAAGTCATTCCCATCTTGCAGCAAGTGCAACAGCAAACTCAGGTAGTGTATAGGGCCGGCAACTACAGCTACGTCGAACTGATAAGCGCGCAACGGGAATTTTTGGATGCTCAACTTTCGCTTATTACTAGTGCAGGTAACGCTCATCGATTACGCGCTGAGATAGAGCGACTCAGTGGACTACCACTTAGTGGTCAGTAA
- a CDS encoding TIGR03747 family integrating conjugative element membrane protein, translating to MAEPTDPRRPVARPGVISQGLTGLAQCLKWLILSLVFSILIEWIGMALWWQEQGVAHSRQMLVNELQFLGADFHRSWLTTQPMQFASDLSERFYTIAFEWSGVTDFIQWVTPDPASEESGVRPILHRLYRPVGDYVLAGMQITQVFAMRLAILVLATPVFGLFTLVALVDGLVQRDLRRWGGGRESSFVYHYAKKAAIPLIIMAWILYLALPFSLHPSWIILPFALAFAFAVTITASTFKKYL from the coding sequence ATGGCGGAACCGACCGATCCTCGCCGACCCGTTGCCCGTCCCGGAGTGATCTCCCAGGGATTGACGGGGCTCGCCCAGTGCCTCAAATGGCTGATCCTCTCCCTGGTCTTTTCCATCCTAATCGAATGGATTGGTATGGCATTGTGGTGGCAAGAACAGGGCGTGGCGCACAGCCGACAGATGCTGGTGAATGAGCTGCAGTTTCTCGGGGCAGATTTTCATCGCAGTTGGTTGACCACGCAGCCCATGCAATTCGCCAGTGATTTGTCGGAGCGCTTCTACACCATCGCCTTCGAGTGGTCCGGCGTTACTGATTTCATTCAGTGGGTCACGCCGGATCCGGCTTCCGAAGAGTCAGGTGTGCGCCCTATATTGCACCGGCTTTATCGGCCGGTGGGTGACTATGTGCTGGCGGGTATGCAGATCACGCAGGTGTTCGCGATGAGACTGGCCATTCTGGTCTTGGCCACCCCGGTATTTGGGCTTTTCACCCTGGTAGCGCTAGTTGATGGTCTGGTGCAGCGGGATTTGCGGCGCTGGGGTGGGGGGCGAGAGAGCTCCTTTGTCTATCACTACGCCAAGAAAGCTGCTATTCCGCTGATCATCATGGCCTGGATTCTCTACTTGGCGCTGCCATTCAGCCTCCATCCGTCCTGGATCATCCTGCCGTTTGCTTTGGCCTTTGCCTTTGCCGTCACCATCACGGCCAGTACATTTAAAAAGTATCTGTGA
- the traD gene encoding type IV conjugative transfer system coupling protein TraD translates to MSTHPMEALLRPPVELWSTATALAAGTLSWLAPWALMMPPGIAWATGMTFFGFGMWRGRQAWRVLRYQHHMKRLPEYRVRAEQIPVSRHKLFLGKGFRWTQQHTQRLRDTLKPEVQRYVQPGRLYQWARQKEVAWESIPVLSLVAKGLRSRSRWNPLAPLPAVGGKPALHAVEPLEQSVWMDLGERVGHTLVLGTTRVGKTRLAELLITQDIRRGDVVIVFDPKGDADLLRRIYAEAKRAGRLEDFYLFHLGFPELSARYNAIGNFSRITEVATRIANQLPNEGNSAAFKEFAWRFVNIIARALVALKRRPDYQQIRRYINDIEPLFVEYARHCAEVAGIDTWASLVEARAADIKERNLPNALRGRSMEAIACMRLLQERAIYDPVLDGLISAFKYDKTYFDKIVSSVGPLMEKLTTGTIAALISPDYQDDRDARPIFEWMEVVRRKGIVYVGLDALTDTTVASAVGNSMFADLVSVAGTIYKHGVAAPGSDTAIPPNTRQSLPTISLHADEFNELIGDEFVPLLNKAGGAGFQVTAYTQTWSDVEARIGSRAKAGQVAGNFNTMLMLRVKELDTAAMLTEQLPRVEVFTLMSVSGVDDSSDPGSGVDFKSRNEDRISVSEVPMLTAADMVTLPKGQAFALLEGGQLWKIRIPLPEDRSDAAMPGNFEDMAEAMRRNYITNDHWYRVTEHWWYGVSEATVESTESSDSA, encoded by the coding sequence ATGAGCACGCATCCGATGGAGGCGTTGTTGCGGCCTCCCGTCGAATTGTGGTCCACCGCCACCGCATTGGCGGCGGGGACACTGTCCTGGTTGGCGCCCTGGGCCTTGATGATGCCACCAGGTATCGCATGGGCCACCGGTATGACTTTCTTCGGGTTTGGTATGTGGCGCGGCCGCCAGGCCTGGCGCGTACTGCGCTACCAACACCACATGAAGCGCCTGCCGGAATACCGTGTGCGGGCAGAGCAGATTCCCGTCAGTCGGCACAAGCTGTTTTTAGGTAAAGGCTTTCGCTGGACCCAACAACACACACAGAGGCTGCGCGATACACTGAAGCCCGAGGTGCAGCGTTACGTGCAACCGGGCAGGCTCTATCAGTGGGCCAGACAGAAGGAAGTGGCCTGGGAGTCGATTCCAGTACTTTCTTTGGTGGCCAAAGGGCTGCGCAGCCGCTCCCGCTGGAATCCGTTGGCACCGCTACCGGCGGTCGGCGGCAAGCCTGCCCTGCACGCCGTTGAGCCGCTTGAACAGTCCGTGTGGATGGATCTCGGTGAGCGGGTCGGACACACCCTGGTGCTCGGCACCACACGTGTCGGCAAGACGCGCCTGGCCGAACTGCTGATCACCCAGGACATCCGCCGGGGCGATGTGGTCATCGTCTTCGATCCGAAGGGGGACGCCGATCTCTTGCGCCGCATCTATGCCGAGGCCAAGCGCGCCGGACGTCTGGAGGACTTCTATCTGTTCCATCTCGGCTTCCCTGAATTGTCGGCACGCTATAACGCCATTGGCAACTTCTCGCGCATTACCGAGGTCGCTACCCGTATCGCCAATCAGTTACCGAACGAAGGGAACTCCGCGGCCTTCAAAGAATTCGCCTGGCGCTTCGTCAATATCATTGCGCGCGCACTGGTGGCCCTGAAACGTCGTCCGGACTATCAACAGATCCGCCGCTACATCAACGATATCGAGCCCCTGTTTGTGGAGTATGCCCGCCACTGCGCCGAGGTGGCCGGTATCGACACCTGGGCCTCGCTGGTGGAAGCGCGCGCCGCGGATATCAAGGAGCGCAACCTGCCCAATGCATTGCGTGGCCGGTCGATGGAGGCCATCGCCTGTATGCGTTTGTTACAGGAAAGGGCCATTTACGACCCCGTTCTGGATGGTCTGATTTCGGCTTTCAAATACGACAAGACCTATTTCGACAAGATCGTCAGTTCCGTCGGCCCGCTGATGGAAAAACTGACGACCGGCACCATTGCCGCGCTGATCTCGCCGGACTACCAGGATGATCGAGATGCCCGACCGATCTTCGAATGGATGGAAGTGGTCCGGCGCAAGGGTATTGTGTATGTCGGGTTAGATGCGCTGACCGACACCACGGTTGCCAGTGCGGTGGGCAACTCCATGTTCGCGGACCTGGTGTCCGTCGCAGGTACGATCTACAAGCACGGTGTTGCGGCGCCAGGATCTGATACAGCTATCCCACCAAACACTCGACAGTCGCTCCCCACTATCTCGTTGCACGCGGACGAGTTCAACGAGCTGATCGGGGACGAGTTCGTGCCGTTGTTGAACAAGGCCGGAGGAGCCGGTTTTCAGGTCACGGCCTATACCCAGACCTGGTCGGATGTGGAAGCGCGTATCGGCAGTCGCGCCAAGGCCGGGCAGGTGGCGGGCAACTTTAATACGATGCTGATGCTGCGCGTGAAAGAGCTGGATACGGCCGCAATGCTGACCGAGCAGTTGCCCCGTGTCGAGGTATTCACCCTGATGAGTGTCTCCGGTGTCGATGATTCATCGGATCCTGGTTCCGGCGTCGACTTCAAATCCCGCAATGAGGACCGGATCAGCGTCTCGGAAGTGCCGATGCTGACCGCGGCGGATATGGTCACGTTGCCCAAGGGGCAGGCTTTCGCGCTATTGGAAGGAGGGCAGCTTTGGAAAATTCGTATTCCGTTGCCAGAGGACCGCAGTGACGCCGCCATGCCAGGAAATTTTGAGGACATGGCCGAAGCCATGCGGCGCAACTACATCACCAACGATCACTGGTATCGGGTGACTGAGCACTGGTGGTACGGCGTCTCTGAGGCGACGGTGGAGTCTACCGAATCAAGTGACTCAGCCTGA
- a CDS encoding integrating conjugative element protein, producing the protein MSSSQSLWPIFGLGLLLSLGMSAKALAQLTVLYDSGQTQPLAPLLEPLLADQAPSSGPAESTTPNSSSSYGPAALRNLLPVRSPGLTVGEITGRALHPEVLARLAQGNPRPFFLIGSDAVSLQWLASHWETLKRLGAVGMLVQAETEADVQQVAKVAQGLSITLGSGNDLAVTLGIDRYPVLITPDGLRQ; encoded by the coding sequence ATGAGCAGTAGTCAATCTCTGTGGCCGATCTTTGGACTCGGATTGTTACTCTCGCTCGGCATGAGCGCCAAGGCGCTCGCCCAGTTGACAGTCCTCTATGACAGCGGTCAAACGCAGCCACTGGCGCCGCTGCTGGAGCCACTCCTGGCGGACCAGGCGCCATCGTCTGGTCCCGCCGAAAGCACCACCCCCAATTCTTCGTCCAGTTATGGTCCGGCAGCCCTTCGTAATCTGTTGCCAGTGCGCTCACCCGGTCTGACTGTCGGCGAGATTACTGGCAGAGCCTTGCATCCGGAGGTGCTGGCGCGCCTCGCACAAGGCAATCCGCGGCCGTTTTTTCTGATCGGGTCGGATGCGGTGTCGTTGCAGTGGCTGGCCTCGCACTGGGAAACACTTAAGCGACTGGGTGCCGTGGGCATGCTGGTACAAGCGGAGACTGAGGCTGATGTGCAACAGGTTGCAAAAGTGGCACAAGGCTTATCGATTACCCTGGGATCCGGGAATGACCTGGCCGTGACCCTGGGCATCGATCGCTACCCGGTATTGATAACCCCTGACGGACTCCGGCAATGA
- a CDS encoding TIGR03759 family integrating conjugative element protein, producing MTMTTERSVRASRIGAIGLWLCISLPVNADNVPVPNSQSSNTLEVEQSSTQQIESQTSRAEQWGLDIIEWQRYEFLMQGVRGSVSPATLSPIEALGIHARTADERRRYAEQWAVMMRDDAERILAFQRAYDDAQRRLFPNGLLIDANAVALAATNQAVTEKLTWQPDDRVLFFTGTQCPHCDAVLERLVSQISQFAGIDLYLIDVSIGEESRIRDWAAAKKIDPQWVSDHRMTLNIDAGALNQVAGQTGQLGQDLPVLILRREGQLSPLPVSRF from the coding sequence ATGACGATGACTACTGAGCGCAGCGTGCGCGCATCGCGGATCGGGGCTATCGGATTGTGGTTGTGCATCTCGTTGCCCGTCAACGCAGATAACGTGCCGGTACCGAATTCGCAATCTTCGAACACACTGGAGGTTGAGCAATCGTCTACACAACAGATCGAATCTCAGACTTCCCGTGCAGAGCAATGGGGGTTGGATATAATCGAGTGGCAACGCTATGAATTCCTGATGCAGGGGGTTCGGGGTAGTGTGAGCCCGGCCACGTTGTCGCCTATAGAAGCCCTGGGTATTCATGCACGCACTGCCGATGAACGCCGTCGCTACGCTGAACAGTGGGCCGTCATGATGCGTGACGACGCCGAGCGGATCCTGGCGTTTCAACGTGCCTACGACGACGCCCAGCGGCGCCTGTTTCCCAACGGTTTGTTGATCGATGCCAATGCCGTGGCATTAGCCGCAACGAATCAAGCTGTAACCGAAAAGCTGACATGGCAGCCCGATGACCGGGTACTGTTTTTTACCGGGACACAGTGCCCCCATTGCGATGCCGTGTTGGAACGACTGGTCAGCCAGATCAGCCAATTTGCCGGCATCGATCTGTACCTGATCGATGTGTCGATCGGCGAGGAATCCCGCATACGCGACTGGGCGGCCGCAAAAAAGATTGATCCGCAGTGGGTCAGCGACCACAGGATGACGCTGAACATCGACGCGGGTGCGCTCAATCAGGTCGCTGGCCAAACGGGCCAACTGGGTCAGGATCTGCCGGTATTGATACTGCGCCGGGAAGGGCAGTTGTCACCCTTGCCAGTGTCGCGGTTTTGA
- a CDS encoding pili assembly chaperone: MASQSVGADPQLLSATGAQTQIGRYSVLTAGPTAGQQDLLSVTRSITIPRDINRVGGALRWLLHDSGYRLADEAVLSEEALAMLDLPLPSAHRYFEPMPLKAVIGLLVGPAFHLVQDPLHRLVAFERCINGSNPPSTGGAH, encoded by the coding sequence ATGGCGAGCCAATCGGTTGGGGCGGATCCGCAACTCCTTTCGGCGACCGGCGCGCAGACCCAGATTGGCCGCTATTCTGTCCTCACTGCCGGACCTACGGCCGGACAACAGGATCTGTTGTCAGTCACAAGGTCGATCACCATTCCACGCGACATCAATAGGGTGGGTGGGGCTTTGCGCTGGCTACTGCATGACTCCGGCTATCGCCTGGCAGACGAGGCAGTTCTGTCGGAAGAAGCCCTCGCCATGCTCGATCTACCACTGCCCAGCGCGCATCGTTATTTCGAGCCCATGCCGCTCAAAGCAGTGATCGGACTTTTAGTGGGGCCGGCGTTTCACCTGGTTCAGGATCCCTTGCATCGTCTCGTCGCATTCGAACGCTGTATCAATGGTTCGAATCCCCCATCGACTGGAGGCGCACATTAA